In Amaranthus tricolor cultivar Red isolate AtriRed21 chromosome 3, ASM2621246v1, whole genome shotgun sequence, a single window of DNA contains:
- the LOC130809053 gene encoding UDP-galactose/UDP-glucose transporter 3-like: MEAHASGLGRVLLLSFCVAGIWVAYISQGVLQENLSTKRFGEDKKRFEHLAFLNLAQNVVCLIWSLIMINVWSRGNKGGGAPWWSYWSAGITNTIGPAMGIQALKYISYPAQVLAKSSKMIPVMLMGTLVYGIRYSFSEYLCTLLVAGGVSIFALSKTSAKTINKLASPNAPLGYGLCFLNLAFDGFTNATQDSITARYPKTSAWNIMLGMNLWGTIYNLVYMFGWPQASGYEAIRFCQQHPEAGWDILFYCLCGAVGQNFIFLTISRFGSLTNTTITTTRKFVSIVISSLLSGNPLSTIQWSSVIMVFSGLSYQIYLKWQKLQRLQKKRKAT, encoded by the exons ATGGAAGCTCATGCGTCGGGACTTGGCCGTGTGCTTTTGTTAAGCTTCTGTGTTGCCGGTATTTGGGTTGCTTACATATCTCAAGGTGTTCTTCAAGAAAATCT GTCGACGAAGAGATTTGGAGAAGACAAGAAGAGATTTGAACATCTAGCTTTTTTGAATTTAGCCCAAAATGTTGTCTGCTTGATTTGGTCTTTGATCA TGATTAATGTTTGGTCGAGAGGAAACAAGGGAGGAGGAGCTCCATGGTGGAGTTATTGGAGTGCGGGTATTACTAATACTATTGGTCCAGCTATGGGGATTCAAGCTTTAAAGTATATTAGTTACCCTGCTCAG GTCCTTGCAAAATCGTCGAAAATGATCCCAG TGATGCTTATGGGAACTCTGGTATATGGCATCAGATACTCATTCTCGGAATATTTGTGCACACTTCTTGTTGCTGGAGGTGTGTCGATTTTTGCACTCTCTAAG ACGAGTGCAAAGACCATTAATAAGCTGGCAAGTCCTAATGCACCTCTTGGATATGGGCTTTGTTTCTTGAACCTTGCTTTTGACGGGTTTACCAATGCTACACAGGATTCAATTACAGCAAG GTACCCGAAAACCAGTGCATGGAATATAATGCTGGGAATGAATCTCTGGGGCACCATTTACAATTTGGTGTATATGTTTGGTTGGCCCCAAGCCAGTGGTTATGAGGCCATTCGATTCTGCCAGCAACACCCAGAGGCCGGATGGGATATTCTTTTCTACTGCTTATGTGGTGCAGTAGGtcaaaatttcatttttctgaCAATCAGCCGATTTGGTTCTCTTACTAACACGACTATCACCACCACACGCAAGTTTGTAAGCATTGTTATCTCTTCTCTACTGAGCGGCAATCCTCTGTCAACAATTCAATGGAGCAGCGTTATCATGGTCTTCTCTGGCTTGTCCTACCAGATTTACCTCAAATGGCAGAAGTTGCAAAGACTGCAAAAGAAGCGGAAAGCAACTTGA
- the LOC130809052 gene encoding transcription factor MYB88-like isoform X3, with translation MLLCEAQKIFGNRWTEIAKVVSGRTDNAVKNRFSTLCKKKAKREALAKENTKGFINVNNKRILIDNNGFHSQSMMKIASPLKKLRRAHIPNPAENFNSGNILLERCGMSKQHPRPPFAVLAQNARNADNNSIVSSVKDTLINGDEKLEGACFRKDDPKVAALMQQAELLSSLAVKVNMDNSEQSFENAWKRAMQVLQNFFGRSKDNEDLRYKISDFDLQLDDLKDFMDNLRCSNEESQPSQRQPDLYESPSSSEYSTGSTNLSACDQGEHSQAEMSTLHEELGVTSQSVQTADNGCVDITEDKLLPCGTTDQDFSSPIQVTPLFRSLASAIPSPQFSESERHFLLKTLGIESPAQNTITNPLEPPPCRKALLQGL, from the exons GCCCAAAAGATATTTGGTAATAGATGGACTGAAATAGCCAAGGTGGTTTCTGGAAG AACGGATAATGCAGTGAAGAACAGATTTTCTACCTTGTGCAAAAAGAAAGCAAAACGAGAAGCATTGGCTAAGGAGAACACCAAGGGGTTTATCAATGTGAATAACAAAAGGATTTTGATTGATAATAATGGGTTTCATTCCCAATCAATGATGAAAATTGCATCACCTCTTAAAAAGTTAAG AAGAGCACATATACCAAATCCTGCAGAAAATTTCAACTCTGGGAATATTTTGCTGGAAAGATGTGGAATGTCAAAGCAGCATCCAAGACCGCCGTTTGCGGTCTTGGCTCAAAATGCCCGAAATGCTGACAATAATTCAATAGTTTCCTCAGTTAAGGACACTTTGATTAATG GTGATGAGAAATtggaaggggcatgttttagaAAGGATGATCCAAAGGTAGCAGCTTTGATGCAACAAGCAGAGCTTCTTAGCTCACTTGCAGTGAAAGTAAACATGGATAACTCAGAACAAAGTTTTGAGAATGCTTGGAAA CGCGCTATGCAGGTTCTTCAAAATTTCTTTGGAAGAAGCAAAGATAATGAAGACCTCAGATATAAAATATCGGATTTTGACTTGCAGCTTGATGATCTTAAAGATTTCATGGATAATTTGAGATGTAGCAATGAGGAGAGTCAACCATCTCAGAG GCAACCTGATCTGTACGAGTCACCGAGTAGCTCTGAATACAGTACTGGATCAACTAACTTGTCTGCTTGCGATCAAGGAGAGCATTCTCAGGCCGAGATGTCTACATTACACGAGGAACTCGGAGTTACCTCACAGTCGGTGCAGACGGCTGATAACGGTTGTGTTGACATAACAGAAGACAAGCTTCTCCCCTGTGGAACAACAGATCAAG ACTTTAGCTCCCCAATTCAAGTAACGCCTTTATTCAGATCACTGGCGTCTGCAATACCAAGCCCCCAGTTTTCAGAAAGT GAGAGGCATTTTCTTCTGAAAACACTCGGCATTGAGTCTCCAGCTCAAAACACAATCACGAATCCTTTGGAACCACCACCGTGCAGAAAAGCACTTCTGCAAGGCCTTTGA